A part of Gracilimonas sediminicola genomic DNA contains:
- a CDS encoding outer membrane protein, which translates to MKKLLSLFSLIIISTLLTQATAQQYLIENSSGIGPKIGFYKAPDAEDGTMFIGLQSRTKGKYVGAEFSLEYRGEQSYTTTGGSELTVRQVPVTGSLLVFAPLAENLAPYGLAGLGAYYTFYDYDGGFVNPGDDAEVKIGYHLGFGADVALSESAALNVDYRYLFLDGSDDLSNKEFSGNVISAGLTFYF; encoded by the coding sequence ATGAAAAAATTACTATCACTTTTTTCTTTAATAATAATTTCAACACTGCTTACACAAGCTACGGCTCAGCAATATCTAATCGAAAACTCTTCCGGTATTGGACCCAAGATTGGTTTTTATAAAGCCCCTGATGCTGAAGACGGAACTATGTTTATCGGCCTTCAGTCCCGAACAAAAGGGAAATATGTAGGTGCTGAATTTTCTCTGGAGTACAGAGGAGAGCAAAGCTATACAACCACAGGCGGAAGCGAGCTAACCGTTCGCCAGGTACCGGTAACCGGTTCTTTATTAGTATTTGCCCCATTGGCAGAGAACTTGGCTCCTTATGGATTAGCCGGACTGGGTGCTTACTACACCTTCTATGATTATGACGGTGGTTTTGTAAACCCGGGTGATGATGCTGAAGTGAAAATAGGATATCATTTGGGCTTTGGTGCTGATGTAGCACTTTCCGAATCGGCAGCATTGAATGTTGATTACCGTTATCTGTTCTTAGATGGAAGCGATGATTTGTCTAATAAAGAATTCAGCGGTAATGTGATTTCAGCAGGACTCACGTTTTATTTCTAA
- a CDS encoding TIGR03643 family protein, translating into MANFSNLSQSDKSRIIEMAWEDRTPFDAIEFQFGLTEDETIELMRSEMKRSSFKMWRERVSGRDTKHRKKRKEDVNRFVSPNQY; encoded by the coding sequence ATGGCAAACTTCAGCAACCTATCTCAATCCGACAAAAGCAGAATAATAGAAATGGCATGGGAAGACCGAACTCCCTTTGATGCTATCGAGTTTCAGTTTGGGCTTACCGAAGATGAAACCATTGAGCTGATGCGCTCCGAAATGAAGCGCTCCAGCTTTAAAATGTGGAGAGAACGAGTCTCCGGTAGAGATACCAAACACCGCAAAAAACGCAAAGAGGATGTTAATCGGTTCGTGAGCCCCAATCAGTATTAG
- a CDS encoding MerC domain-containing protein — MQKKIINLSKGFWDRLGIGLSGLCAIHCLLVPVFVSLIPLWPTLDNFHEYTHLVFFLAIAPAVILSVKNRKNLKSISGYLFVGLAIIFVAWFFNHQLGDYGEAAVTLVGSLLLIRGHWMNYKTKSIS; from the coding sequence ATGCAGAAGAAAATCATAAATTTATCAAAAGGGTTCTGGGATCGGTTAGGTATAGGTTTGTCCGGTTTATGTGCCATTCATTGCTTGCTGGTGCCGGTTTTCGTTTCGCTGATTCCTCTGTGGCCTACCCTGGATAACTTTCACGAATACACGCACCTGGTGTTTTTTCTGGCAATAGCTCCGGCGGTCATTTTGTCTGTCAAAAACCGTAAGAACCTTAAATCTATCTCCGGATATTTATTCGTGGGGCTTGCCATCATATTTGTAGCCTGGTTTTTTAATCACCAGCTTGGAGATTACGGTGAAGCCGCAGTTACATTGGTGGGCAGCTTGCTGTTGATACGAGGACATTGGATGAATTATAAAACCAAAAGTATCAGCTGA
- a CDS encoding creatininase family protein, with the protein MRPYILAETNWKNLKDADFELAILPWGATEAHNYHLPYATDVIEADHIAAESARIAWEEGSKVIVLPTIPFGVNTGQPDIYLDMNLNPSTQFAILKDVITVLNRQGIHKLLIFNSHGGNNFKPIVRELGLEFPDMFLCVADWFKSLDKKQFFDEDGDHADELETSLLLHLRPDLVLPLDEAGPGSERKSKIKALTEDWAWAERPWSQVTDDTGIGNPKKASAEKGEKYFKAVTQKMARFMIELARADKDDLYE; encoded by the coding sequence ATCAGACCATACATTTTAGCTGAGACCAACTGGAAGAACCTGAAAGATGCCGACTTCGAGCTCGCTATCCTTCCCTGGGGCGCAACCGAGGCACATAATTACCATCTACCCTACGCTACTGATGTCATTGAAGCAGATCATATCGCTGCAGAATCAGCCCGAATCGCCTGGGAAGAGGGTTCCAAAGTCATCGTTCTGCCAACTATCCCTTTTGGGGTGAATACCGGGCAACCCGATATTTACCTTGATATGAACCTAAACCCAAGCACCCAGTTTGCCATTCTTAAAGATGTGATCACGGTATTAAACCGTCAGGGAATTCATAAACTTCTGATCTTCAACAGCCATGGAGGAAATAACTTCAAACCGATAGTAAGGGAACTTGGGCTGGAATTTCCCGACATGTTTCTTTGCGTAGCCGATTGGTTTAAATCGCTCGACAAAAAGCAGTTTTTTGATGAAGATGGAGATCATGCGGATGAACTTGAAACCAGTTTACTCTTACATCTAAGGCCCGATTTGGTTTTACCACTCGATGAAGCAGGTCCGGGCAGTGAACGAAAGAGCAAAATAAAAGCACTGACAGAAGACTGGGCATGGGCTGAACGGCCATGGTCTCAGGTAACCGACGATACCGGAATAGGTAATCCAAAAAAAGCTTCTGCCGAAAAGGGCGAAAAGTATTTCAAAGCGGTGACCCAAAAAATGGCCAGGTTCATGATTGAGCTCGCCCGGGCAGATAAAGACGATTTATATGAATAA
- a CDS encoding response regulator — MSNDYTKSTKDETLTESANKKILIVEDDMIISLVVENMIKKLGHTLVGKAASGDEAIELAKEHQPDIVLMDIRLKGEMDGIEAVTQIKEHITTEVIYLTGNSDKVNYERAKATECVDLISKPFTIGELTRSLELVP, encoded by the coding sequence ATGAGCAATGACTATACAAAAAGCACAAAGGACGAAACATTGACTGAATCGGCAAATAAGAAAATACTTATTGTAGAAGACGACATGATTATCTCATTGGTCGTTGAGAACATGATCAAGAAACTTGGCCATACGTTGGTGGGCAAGGCTGCCTCCGGAGATGAAGCCATTGAGTTAGCCAAAGAGCATCAACCGGATATTGTGTTGATGGACATTCGCCTTAAAGGAGAAATGGATGGCATTGAAGCCGTCACTCAAATCAAAGAGCACATCACCACGGAAGTGATCTACCTGACCGGAAACTCCGATAAGGTAAATTACGAGCGCGCCAAAGCAACCGAATGTGTGGATCTTATCTCCAAGCCCTTTACGATTGGTGAATTGACCCGGTCTTTAGAGTTGGTTCCCTGA
- a CDS encoding Bax inhibitor-1/YccA family protein has protein sequence MNTQHLTAEQVKSIQSGFINKVYGWMALALAITGFVALRVVDSGFVETMAQNQILFFGIIIAELGLVVWLSGRINSMNASMAIGLFLLYSALNGLTFSILFLVYTSASIASTFFITAGTFGVTSAYGYFTKKDLSSIGNIAFMGLIGIIIATVVNIFVHSEMLYWGITYIGVLVFVGLTAYDTQKMKKMSLEVDVESEEGSKGAIMGALALYLDFINMFIFLLRIFGDRR, from the coding sequence ATGAATACACAGCATCTTACAGCAGAACAGGTAAAATCAATACAGTCCGGTTTCATCAATAAAGTTTATGGCTGGATGGCCCTTGCCCTTGCCATTACCGGCTTTGTGGCTCTGCGTGTGGTCGATTCCGGTTTTGTGGAGACTATGGCTCAAAACCAGATTTTATTTTTTGGCATTATTATAGCTGAACTCGGTCTGGTAGTTTGGCTGTCAGGAAGAATCAACAGCATGAATGCAAGCATGGCCATCGGGCTTTTCTTGTTGTACTCGGCACTAAATGGGCTCACATTCTCTATTTTATTTCTGGTTTATACCTCGGCTTCTATTGCTTCAACGTTTTTTATAACGGCCGGTACATTCGGGGTGACGAGCGCCTACGGGTATTTCACCAAAAAGGACCTTTCCAGCATTGGTAACATTGCCTTTATGGGGCTGATTGGGATTATCATTGCCACCGTTGTGAATATATTCGTTCATAGTGAAATGCTCTACTGGGGCATAACCTACATAGGTGTGCTGGTTTTTGTGGGATTGACTGCCTACGATACACAGAAGATGAAAAAGATGAGCCTGGAAGTGGATGTAGAATCCGAGGAGGGAAGCAAAGGCGCTATTATGGGAGCCCTTGCCTTATACCTCGACTTCATTAACATGTTTATTTTCTTGTTGCGAATTTTCGGAGACCGGCGGTAA
- a CDS encoding DUF502 domain-containing protein — MKTILNYFFRGMLVILPVSATAYLVYATLVWINDIFNNLFYSWFDLEIPGLGIVTGFIAITLIGFVLTQTFVRPILHLFEKLLTKTPFVNIVYNSLKDLTEAFVGDKKKFTKPVSVEFSEPVGMKRFGFITEESLIHFGLEDEVAVYCPHSYNFSGNLYIVPKDKVTPIKTDPTNFMRFIVSGGVTKIHS, encoded by the coding sequence ATGAAAACAATCCTGAATTACTTCTTCCGCGGAATGCTGGTCATTTTGCCCGTTAGCGCAACTGCCTATTTGGTTTACGCAACCCTGGTCTGGATTAATGATATTTTCAACAACCTGTTCTACAGCTGGTTTGATCTGGAGATACCCGGCTTAGGAATCGTTACCGGCTTCATTGCCATCACCCTTATTGGATTTGTACTTACCCAGACTTTTGTGAGACCCATCCTTCACCTGTTTGAAAAACTGCTCACAAAAACTCCTTTCGTCAACATTGTATATAATTCACTGAAGGATCTCACGGAAGCTTTTGTAGGAGATAAAAAGAAGTTTACCAAGCCGGTGAGTGTGGAATTCAGTGAACCGGTTGGCATGAAGCGATTTGGGTTCATCACCGAAGAGTCCCTGATACACTTTGGACTGGAAGATGAAGTGGCTGTCTATTGTCCTCACTCCTATAATTTCTCAGGTAATCTATATATCGTACCGAAAGATAAAGTCACCCCAATTAAAACCGACCCAACCAACTTTATGCGGTTTATCGTATCAGGCGGGGTGACTAAAATTCATTCTTAA
- a CDS encoding amidohydrolase family protein, translating to MKTSLFSAFLLTFILLNACTSKNQSEQLLLTGLHVIDIETGDIAENHSILIEGNTIKDIFEDGSKNTEGARSVSMKGKFAIPGLWDMHIHLRGGQDLIGSNKKMLPLYIANGVTTVRDAGGDLTSTIFGWRSEIKTDSLTGPYIYTSGPKIDGPDPTWEGSIEVQSSEDITQALDSLQSIGVDYVKIYESTLSGEAYLEIIRQAEERGLTVTGHMPMSIFIDDAITAGLDGIEHLYYVLKGTSDREGEITSKVYNGQLGFWDAVAELNDSYNEDTARVFYQTLADENVYVVPTLHIDDVLSFLHEEDHSGDEYLQYIPDDIRQTYQRRVRSAQRRDADAIQFEKELNDLFKKVTRDMQQAGVKLLAGSDAGAYNSYVYPGISLHRELAAFVKSGITPLQALQASSYNGAHFFGDYSRVGSIDAGKKADLVILNSNPLSDIRNTVNIHAVIANGELLTSESLNELPQTQD from the coding sequence ATGAAGACCTCCCTATTTTCTGCTTTTTTACTCACATTCATTTTACTGAATGCCTGCACTTCTAAAAACCAATCCGAACAGCTTCTTCTAACCGGCCTCCATGTTATTGATATTGAAACCGGTGATATCGCTGAAAATCATTCCATACTTATTGAAGGAAACACCATTAAGGACATTTTTGAAGATGGAAGTAAAAATACGGAGGGTGCGAGATCGGTCTCCATGAAAGGTAAATTTGCCATTCCGGGCTTGTGGGATATGCACATTCATTTACGCGGTGGGCAGGACCTTATCGGTTCAAACAAAAAAATGCTGCCTCTTTACATTGCCAACGGAGTAACTACTGTTCGGGATGCCGGTGGTGACTTAACCTCCACTATTTTTGGATGGCGATCTGAAATTAAGACTGATTCACTGACCGGTCCCTATATCTATACATCCGGGCCAAAAATTGACGGCCCCGATCCAACCTGGGAAGGCTCTATTGAAGTGCAGAGTAGTGAGGATATCACCCAAGCTCTCGACTCTCTCCAATCCATAGGTGTCGATTATGTAAAGATTTATGAGAGCACGTTAAGCGGGGAGGCTTACCTGGAAATTATTCGTCAGGCTGAAGAACGCGGGCTTACCGTTACCGGACACATGCCTATGAGCATTTTTATTGATGATGCTATTACAGCTGGGTTGGATGGAATTGAACACCTCTATTATGTCTTAAAGGGTACTTCGGATCGGGAAGGAGAAATCACCAGTAAGGTGTATAATGGTCAGCTTGGGTTTTGGGATGCCGTAGCTGAATTGAATGACAGTTATAATGAAGATACCGCCCGTGTTTTTTATCAGACATTAGCCGATGAAAATGTATATGTGGTACCTACACTTCATATTGATGATGTTCTGAGCTTTCTTCATGAAGAAGATCACTCGGGGGATGAGTACTTGCAATATATTCCTGACGACATCCGACAAACGTATCAGCGCCGGGTTCGCTCAGCGCAGCGTAGAGATGCGGATGCCATTCAGTTTGAGAAAGAGCTGAATGATCTTTTCAAAAAAGTAACCCGCGATATGCAACAAGCAGGCGTGAAGTTATTGGCAGGCTCGGATGCGGGAGCTTATAATTCGTATGTATATCCGGGAATATCGCTCCACCGTGAATTGGCAGCTTTTGTGAAATCAGGAATAACTCCGTTGCAAGCCCTTCAGGCCTCTTCATATAATGGTGCTCATTTCTTTGGGGATTACAGCCGGGTTGGAAGTATCGATGCCGGCAAAAAAGCAGATTTGGTTATTCTGAATTCTAATCCATTATCCGATATACGCAACACTGTGAATATTCACGCTGTTATTGCCAATGGAGAGCTGTTGACATCCGAATCTTTGAACGAGTTGCCTCAAACTCAAGACTAA
- the alaS gene encoding alanine--tRNA ligase — translation MSHKTSAQIRQEFFDFFAEKDHAIVDSAPVVPKNDPTLLFTNAGMNQFKAIFLGEEEVLKHEGKTWNRAADTQKCIRVSGKHNDLEEVGHDTYHHTLFEMLGNWSFGDYFKKEAIAWAWELLVDEWGLEPDRLYATVFGGDEEDGLPVDDEAIELWKSETSIDHDHILKCGKKDNFWEMGETGPCGPCSEVHIDLRSDEERKNKPGRDLVNMDDPRVMEIWNLVFIQFNRKPDASLEKLPAQHVDTGMGFERICAVLQGKTSNYDTDVFTPIINEIADMAGLKYGNDEEKDIAMRVIADHIRAVTFSIADGASPGNDGRGYVIRRILRRAIRYGWDVLDFKEPFFYKLVDVLAEQFKDVFPEILAQKEYIVNVIRSEEKSFLKTLGQGIELFNEMVEGKDKLSGGDAFKLHDTYGFPIDLTELMAREQGVEVDVEGFNKHMKEQKERARAAGKFSVDQSDSKSWNVVEETDEFEFVGYDDAEAEVNIIAYRKEGDRFAIQLNKTPFYAESGGQVADTGLITNGDEYLKVLDVQKSNGQFIHYVDKLPEDLSGSWKASIDLDRRIEIQKHHSATHLVHAALRGILGDHVAQKGSLVDENHLRFDFSHFEAMTDEQLDEVEQLVNEKIQENIPLQEERNVPIEEAKDRGAMMLFGEKYGETVRVITFDENYSVELCGGTHVGATGEIGYFRFTQETSVAAGIRRIEAVCGTRADSLLRDEKRLLKQVKGAIGQSQDLAADVMKLIEEKKSLEKELEQMQLQNTGAKLDELIQNAGSLDSDIKLVKGEIAGADMDVLKQLGYDGLQKTKKNTAIVLGSKDDEEGKVYLMVALSEDLIKEKGLKAGAIVGQLGRLVGGGGGGQPNLATAGGRQPEKLGEALEKVNEIITDSIS, via the coding sequence ATGTCGCACAAGACTTCTGCCCAGATTCGTCAGGAATTTTTTGATTTCTTTGCTGAAAAAGATCACGCTATTGTTGATAGTGCTCCTGTTGTACCTAAAAACGACCCAACCCTGTTGTTCACTAATGCGGGGATGAACCAGTTTAAAGCCATTTTTCTTGGGGAAGAGGAAGTCCTTAAGCATGAAGGGAAAACCTGGAATCGCGCAGCCGACACCCAGAAATGTATTCGTGTGAGCGGAAAGCACAACGACCTGGAGGAAGTAGGTCACGACACCTATCATCACACGCTATTTGAGATGCTGGGGAACTGGTCGTTTGGCGATTATTTCAAGAAAGAAGCTATTGCCTGGGCCTGGGAGCTGTTGGTGGATGAGTGGGGACTGGAACCCGATCGTTTATACGCTACCGTATTTGGTGGTGACGAAGAAGACGGACTCCCTGTTGATGATGAAGCCATCGAGCTTTGGAAAAGCGAGACAAGCATAGATCACGATCACATTCTGAAGTGCGGCAAAAAAGACAATTTCTGGGAGATGGGGGAAACAGGTCCCTGTGGCCCGTGCTCGGAAGTTCATATCGATCTGCGTTCAGATGAAGAACGAAAGAATAAGCCCGGTCGTGATTTGGTGAATATGGATGACCCAAGAGTGATGGAGATCTGGAATTTGGTATTCATTCAATTTAACCGGAAGCCGGATGCCTCCCTTGAAAAACTCCCTGCCCAGCATGTGGATACCGGAATGGGTTTTGAGCGAATTTGTGCCGTTTTGCAGGGCAAGACATCCAACTACGACACCGATGTCTTCACCCCGATTATTAATGAAATTGCAGACATGGCCGGACTGAAATACGGCAACGATGAAGAGAAAGACATTGCCATGCGTGTGATAGCTGATCACATCCGGGCGGTAACTTTCTCGATAGCTGACGGAGCTTCTCCGGGTAATGATGGCCGGGGGTATGTCATCCGCCGGATTTTGCGTCGTGCAATCCGTTACGGCTGGGATGTATTGGATTTCAAAGAACCGTTTTTCTACAAATTAGTAGATGTATTGGCGGAGCAATTCAAGGATGTGTTCCCGGAAATTCTGGCTCAAAAAGAATACATCGTGAATGTGATACGCTCGGAAGAAAAGAGCTTTCTGAAAACATTGGGACAAGGCATCGAGCTGTTCAACGAAATGGTGGAAGGGAAAGACAAGCTTTCCGGTGGGGATGCTTTCAAGCTGCACGACACTTATGGTTTTCCGATCGACCTTACAGAACTGATGGCCAGAGAACAAGGTGTTGAAGTGGATGTGGAAGGCTTCAACAAGCATATGAAAGAGCAGAAAGAACGTGCTCGTGCTGCCGGGAAATTTTCGGTGGATCAATCTGACTCGAAATCATGGAATGTGGTTGAAGAAACCGATGAATTTGAGTTTGTGGGATATGACGATGCGGAAGCGGAAGTGAATATTATTGCCTATCGCAAGGAGGGAGATCGGTTTGCCATTCAGTTGAATAAAACTCCTTTTTATGCCGAAAGCGGTGGTCAGGTTGCTGATACGGGGCTCATCACCAATGGCGATGAGTACCTCAAGGTGCTGGATGTGCAGAAGTCGAACGGACAATTTATTCACTATGTAGATAAACTTCCTGAAGACCTGAGCGGAAGCTGGAAGGCAAGCATAGATTTAGACCGCCGGATTGAAATTCAAAAACATCACTCAGCAACCCATTTGGTTCATGCTGCGCTACGCGGAATTCTGGGCGATCATGTGGCTCAGAAGGGATCGTTGGTGGATGAAAACCACCTTCGGTTCGACTTCTCCCATTTTGAGGCGATGACGGATGAACAGCTGGATGAAGTTGAACAGTTGGTGAATGAGAAAATTCAGGAAAACATCCCGTTGCAGGAAGAACGAAACGTTCCGATTGAAGAGGCCAAAGATCGCGGTGCGATGATGTTGTTCGGTGAGAAGTATGGAGAAACCGTTCGGGTGATCACCTTTGATGAAAATTATTCGGTCGAGCTTTGCGGTGGAACGCATGTGGGTGCCACCGGTGAAATCGGCTATTTTCGGTTTACACAGGAAACTTCTGTTGCCGCCGGCATCCGTCGAATTGAGGCTGTTTGCGGAACGCGGGCAGATAGTCTGCTCCGTGATGAAAAACGACTGCTTAAGCAGGTTAAAGGAGCGATTGGCCAATCACAGGATCTGGCAGCTGATGTAATGAAGCTCATCGAAGAAAAGAAATCGCTGGAAAAAGAGCTCGAACAAATGCAGCTCCAGAATACCGGAGCTAAACTGGACGAGCTGATTCAAAATGCCGGTTCTCTGGATTCAGATATTAAACTTGTGAAAGGTGAAATTGCCGGCGCCGATATGGACGTCCTCAAGCAGCTTGGGTACGATGGTCTTCAGAAAACAAAGAAAAACACCGCAATCGTATTGGGATCAAAAGATGATGAAGAAGGGAAGGTGTACCTGATGGTAGCACTTTCAGAAGATCTCATTAAGGAAAAAGGTCTGAAAGCAGGCGCAATTGTGGGTCAGCTTGGAAGGCTCGTAGGCGGAGGTGGTGGTGGTCAGCCTAACCTGGCAACAGCCGGAGGCCGCCAGCCTGAAAAATTGGGCGAAGCTTTGGAAAAAGTGAATGAAATAATCACCGATTCCATTTCCTGA
- a CDS encoding YgaP family membrane protein, whose translation MKKNMGSADKIIRFVLAIIFVALYFTGTVTGTLGIVLLVLAGVFVLTSLVSFCPLYAPFGLKTCKTSVE comes from the coding sequence ATGAAAAAGAATATGGGTTCTGCTGATAAAATTATACGCTTTGTTTTAGCGATTATATTTGTTGCTCTTTACTTCACAGGAACGGTTACCGGTACATTAGGCATCGTATTATTGGTACTGGCCGGAGTATTTGTGCTTACAAGCCTGGTAAGCTTCTGCCCCCTGTATGCACCATTTGGGCTGAAGACATGTAAGACATCGGTGGAGTAA
- a CDS encoding Fur family transcriptional regulator, whose product MPRRKTQSSTEILSTLKAADSAMSHQMIEEALSIDVDRATIYRVLNRFYEDGLVHRVIGENGKQYFALCENCEVNDHSHDHFHFRCKNCGKVECLTREIQIKLPEGYRAENFNGMVSGYCSGCA is encoded by the coding sequence ATGCCGAGAAGAAAAACACAATCAAGTACGGAAATCTTATCAACGTTGAAGGCAGCCGATTCGGCCATGAGTCATCAAATGATCGAAGAAGCACTGAGCATCGACGTGGACCGGGCTACGATATACCGTGTATTAAACCGGTTTTATGAAGACGGGTTGGTACACCGTGTAATTGGGGAAAACGGGAAACAGTATTTCGCTTTATGTGAAAACTGTGAGGTGAACGATCACAGCCACGATCATTTCCATTTTCGGTGCAAGAACTGTGGGAAGGTAGAATGCCTGACCCGGGAAATTCAGATTAAGCTGCCCGAGGGTTACAGGGCCGAAAATTTCAACGGAATGGTTTCCGGCTATTGTTCTGGTTGTGCCTAA
- a CDS encoding FAD-dependent oxidoreductase, translating to MSKKRNVCIIGCGVSGLSVAKLLQQHNWKVTILSESDPRIARNDPTFSSLFPAASVIPRSVNSGEIDSIFKESLSHFDVLYERQFPGLKVHEHFELFAFGKDCPGYAQHMDGFSSLEEFRDSFHPTHSGITIQAGWKFNCYFCDWSLYYPALLNSVLKAGAELQIQSLGKEDLKDLPFDIVINCSGLGSVELFDDPNGLLYRGHLLQILDAPILKNPNGDIVSYNFSPGTEIYHTESGNAQDVYFYPRSDGWILGGSRQEGRLDEHGKWIGEQTITPNKRIDGTVIPEQMYTLHKDILQESFGMEIDRFTKRKVKIGYRYLRKNEDGLRLEAEQMHNRLFIHNYGHGGAGVTLSWGCAEKVLKLLLEHVS from the coding sequence ATGAGTAAAAAAAGAAACGTCTGTATTATTGGTTGTGGAGTAAGCGGATTAAGCGTTGCCAAACTTCTGCAACAACACAATTGGAAGGTCACAATACTATCTGAATCTGATCCAAGAATAGCCCGGAACGACCCTACCTTCAGCAGCCTGTTTCCGGCTGCTTCGGTGATTCCACGCAGCGTCAATTCCGGAGAAATTGATTCCATATTCAAAGAAAGCCTCTCCCATTTTGATGTACTATATGAACGGCAATTCCCCGGGTTGAAAGTTCACGAACACTTCGAGCTTTTTGCTTTCGGGAAAGACTGCCCCGGCTACGCCCAACACATGGACGGCTTCTCTTCTCTTGAAGAATTTCGGGATTCTTTTCACCCTACACATTCCGGAATTACCATTCAGGCCGGCTGGAAATTCAACTGCTATTTCTGCGATTGGTCGCTCTACTACCCGGCCCTTTTGAATTCGGTACTTAAGGCCGGAGCCGAGCTTCAAATTCAATCACTGGGAAAAGAAGATTTAAAGGATCTTCCTTTCGATATCGTTATAAATTGTTCCGGGCTTGGGTCTGTAGAACTTTTTGATGACCCCAATGGACTTCTATATCGCGGGCATCTTCTTCAAATTTTAGACGCTCCCATTTTGAAGAATCCCAATGGAGATATCGTTTCGTATAACTTTTCTCCTGGAACAGAAATCTACCATACGGAATCAGGGAATGCGCAGGATGTTTACTTCTATCCCAGAAGCGATGGTTGGATTTTGGGGGGAAGTCGACAGGAAGGACGGTTGGACGAACATGGAAAATGGATCGGAGAACAAACCATCACCCCAAATAAGAGAATTGACGGCACCGTAATTCCCGAACAGATGTACACTCTTCATAAAGATATTTTGCAGGAAAGCTTTGGGATGGAAATCGACCGATTCACCAAAAGAAAGGTAAAGATTGGCTACCGGTATCTTCGCAAAAATGAAGATGGATTACGACTTGAAGCCGAACAAATGCACAACAGGCTTTTTATCCATAACTACGGGCATGGAGGCGCCGGGGTAACCCTAAGCTGGGGGTGTGCAGAAAAAGTTCTGAAATTGCTTCTGGAGCATGTCAGCTGA